The sequence ACCTTAATATCAATAATAGCGCAATCCTTGTAGTGTGAGCATCTTGCTCGCTACTAATACCCAATTTAATTACAGCTTATACAGCTAGACATGATCTTATAGGATATTTAAATGTGGAAACCTTGACTGTCAAGGGGGTTTTAGCTTAAATTATCATTAGAAATAGTTTCGCCCCTTTGTCCGGACGAATCGACCCCTCACCAAATCCATCAATTGAAGAATTTCTCAAATTAACTTATTTGAGAGAAATATATTTATGTAAATAACTAATACAGCCCTGACACCATTAATGATTCATCACCAAAAACAAGCTCAATCAAAGCGATGAGTTTGTTGATAACTTGTGACCAGAAAATAATTATGGTTTGGACTCAACTCCCTCGATACCTTGCGCTTATTTCAGCCTCAGTGTTATTAGAACTGGGGATAGTTCCAAGTTTCTTTATTGCAACACAGGCACAGACCCAAACGCCCTCTCACGTTCAGTCAAAACGGGTCATTTTTAAACCAAACCCAGACCAACCTGCACCCGATATCACCACAGGTGGAGGAAGGCGCAATGATGGACAATGTTCCCAGGATCAACCTGTTGCAGGAGAGGCTACCAATTCTCAATTACTCACGGTACTCGTACCCTCGGTTTTAGTTACCCCAGAGTTTAAGCAATCAGATCCATCCCCGGTTTCGATTAATTTTCAGTTGACTGTATCAGAGAAAGCAACGTTTCTGGTTTATGTTCCTGAAACCTCTGCTAATGTCCTAGAACTGAGAGTAGAAGATGAGGAAGGTCAGCAAGTTGGTGAAACTGCCCGGAGAGAGTTAACAGAAACTCCAGGAATTTATCGCATCAGTTTACCGGAAACTACGCTCCCATTGGATGTAGGAAAGGACTATAAATGGTTAGTGTCAATGACCTGTCAAGTCGGTGATCCCAATGATCCCTTTGTCGAGGGATTAATCCGCCGTGTCTCACCGGATTCAAGGCTGACACGTTCATTAGACCAAGTGAGTGGTTTGGATAAAGTGGCAGTATATGCTGAAGCTGGGATTTGGCAGGACGCGCTAGTCAATCTGGCGGCACTTCGTCAAACTCAACCCAATAATCCAGAGGTGGTATCGGCATGGCAAAACTTATTGCAACAGGCTGGTTTAGAAGATATTACCGATGCGCCTTTGATATTAAGTCAGGATTAAAATTGTTGTTCCTTCTACCTTCTGCATTCTTTTCAAGAGAGATATCAGTTTAGGCAAATAGGACATCAATCCCTGTTAGATAGCAGATTTCAATTGAGATAATCTTCCCCGCCATGGAAAACAAAAATCGTAAGGCAAAATAACCATGAAACACTTGAATAACCCCTTTTTGATTAGCAGCATTGCTCTCAGTTTTTGGACAAATGTTACCACAGCATCAGCTCAAATCGTCCCCGATAATACACTTCCAGTAAATTCTCAGGTGACGGGATGTCCAGTTTGCCTAATTGAAGGGGGAACGGTTCGGGGAGTGAATCTGTTTCATAGTTTTGAAGAATTTTCCGTGCAGATAGGGGGTGAGGCATTCTTTAATAATGCCTTGGATATTGAGAATATTTTCGGTCGGGTAACGGGTGCTAATATCTCGGATATTGATGGGTGGATTCGGGCAAATGGCACGGCTAATCTGTTTTTAATTAATCCCAACGGCA comes from Coleofasciculus chthonoplastes PCC 7420 and encodes:
- a CDS encoding DUF928 domain-containing protein, giving the protein MVWTQLPRYLALISASVLLELGIVPSFFIATQAQTQTPSHVQSKRVIFKPNPDQPAPDITTGGGRRNDGQCSQDQPVAGEATNSQLLTVLVPSVLVTPEFKQSDPSPVSINFQLTVSEKATFLVYVPETSANVLELRVEDEEGQQVGETARRELTETPGIYRISLPETTLPLDVGKDYKWLVSMTCQVGDPNDPFVEGLIRRVSPDSRLTRSLDQVSGLDKVAVYAEAGIWQDALVNLAALRQTQPNNPEVVSAWQNLLQQAGLEDITDAPLILSQD